The uncultured Methanoregula sp. genomic sequence ACAATTGCTCCGCGGATGGCAGGGCCGCGGTACTTTCGCACATGTCCTGCCATTACTGGTTATATGCGTCCGGAGAATCCACCACTTCAGATAAACCCGCGGAATCAACTTTATTGAGAGAATATACGAATATTCGTCTTTAACATTTCACAGATCCCTTTATGCATTTCCATTTCCAATAAAAATGAAGAATTGTGGTGAATCATGAGCCAACCGATACCCCCTGGATCTGGTCAGCACCAGGTCACTACAAAAAAATACACGTTTGCTCCGCGGATGGCAAAAACTCCGAAATCCTTTATCCGGGAAATTCTCAAGGTCACCGAAGATCCCCGGATCATATCATTTGCCGGGGGCCTGCCAAGCCCGGCGCTCATCGATGTGGATAATATTGCAGCAGCAGCAGCATCGGTCCTTGCAAAGGATGGCAGGACCGCGCTCCAGTATTCCACGACCGAAGGCTACCGTCCGCTCCGGCAGTTCATTGCAGACCGGTACCGGAAACGTCTCGGGCTTGAAATATCCCCGGATGAGATCCTGATCACGAACGGATCGCAGCAATGTCTTGATCTTCTTGGCAAGGTTCTCATCAATAAAGGCGATCATATTGCTATCGAACGACCCGGATACCTTGGTGCTATCCAGGCATTTTCACTGTATGAGCCCGGGTTCCATCCCATCCTCCTTCATGAGGACGGGCCTGACCCGGCCCAGCTCGCAGATTGTCTTTTGAAATTTCCTGTCCGCTTTTTTTACGGCATCCCGAACTCCCAGAACCCCTCGGGGATCACCTATTCCGAAGAGAGGCGGCGGGAGATTGCCGGAATCCTGGAGAAGAGCGACGCGCTCTTTATTGAAGACGATGCATACGGGGAGCTGAACTTTGCAGGAAAATCCCTTCCCTCATTGCGACAGTTTATTCCGGAACAAACCATTATTACCGGTTCTTTTTCAAAAATTCTCGCCCCAGGCATGCGTATGGGTTGGGTTGTTGCACCTCCGGCTATCATGGAACAGCTGGTTATTGCAAAACAGGCGTCGGACCTCCATTCCAATTACCTGTGCCAGAGGATAGCAGCAGAATATCTCCAGAACCAGAATATCGATGCCCATATAGAGAAGATCCGGGCGTCATACCGGAAGCAACGGGATGTCATGATAAATTGTATGCAGGATTTATT encodes the following:
- a CDS encoding PLP-dependent aminotransferase family protein, with the protein product MSQPIPPGSGQHQVTTKKYTFAPRMAKTPKSFIREILKVTEDPRIISFAGGLPSPALIDVDNIAAAAASVLAKDGRTALQYSTTEGYRPLRQFIADRYRKRLGLEISPDEILITNGSQQCLDLLGKVLINKGDHIAIERPGYLGAIQAFSLYEPGFHPILLHEDGPDPAQLADCLLKFPVRFFYGIPNSQNPSGITYSEERRREIAGILEKSDALFIEDDAYGELNFAGKSLPSLRQFIPEQTIITGSFSKILAPGMRMGWVVAPPAIMEQLVIAKQASDLHSNYLCQRIAAEYLQNQNIDAHIEKIRASYRKQRDVMINCMQDLFPDTVSFTRPQGGMFIWVTLPEGISSMKIFDAAIKENVAVLPGSPFYVDGGGDNTLRINFSNSTEDKIRTGIERLASVIRKQSQS